In Carassius auratus strain Wakin linkage group LG30F, ASM336829v1, whole genome shotgun sequence, the DNA window atatagtcatgatTTGGTGTCCATTATAAGTGgtgctaaattattaataatgcatgcaattgatttctaaaggatcgtgtggcactgaagactggagaaatgttgCTAacaattcaatatattatttatttaatgtatttaaacagaaaacagttattagaatttatcgtaataatatttcagcatatcactttttaactgtatttttcatctATTTTATTAACTGTGTACATGTAGAAAAGACCTAGTTTCTTAGTTTCATTCATGAATTCCCTCACATCCGCTAATTCCTGCATCTGTTCTGCTTCTTGTTTAAATGTTACTATCGTTATCCTCTGGTAAATGCGACGCCCCATCTCTAACTACTGTAGCTAAAGAACCTCTAGTTTAGGATGAGTTTACGCATAAGTATCTGGGTGTTGAAGGGGGTCTTAAACTCATCCGTAACTTGGTAAGAGCATTCATTCATTGACACACTGCAAGCATGCCATTTCAAAGAATGCAAAGCAGACGTCACTATAAAGAAAAAGCTTAAAGGATAATGGCATTTAAGTTGAACTCTTAGCTCCTTATAGAGAGCATTAGAGCTCTGGCGCTGCTTCCTGCTGGCCTCTTTATACTTAAATAGGGTAGATTTAACCTCGGTAAAGGACTGAGATTTACAGACGTATGGTACACTAGCTATCCTCCTCGAGGAGGATAGCTGAGGACTGAAAGGATGTTCAGCTTTCAGAGAAACAGGAGACAGAGCCTTTTTCCCAACTGCAAACTAGCAACCTCAGAGTCAACAGATGATGCGGTTCCATTTGCTAAACAGTGTTTGCTGAAACAGTGGAGCTCTTTAGACGAAATACAGACAGATATCTATGACATCTTTGGTGAAGATGAGGAGGCTGAGAAGCATTCGGAACCAACAATGTGGTTTACAAGCGCCTCACCCAGCAGGAATTGCACGCTCAACCTCAACGTTGGTGGAAAGTCCTACCGCATCACCTATAAAATGGCAGCAAGATACCCACAGAGCAGAATCGGCCGTTTAGCCACCTACACGGACCTCAACATGAAGCTGAACCTCTGCGACGACTATGTGGTGAAGGACAATGAGTATTTCTTCGACCGAGATCCAGACGTCTTCAACAGCATCTTCAACTTTTACAGAACCGGCGTGCTGTGGATCAAGGACGAGCTTTGTCCAAGGAACTTCTTAGAGGAGATCAATTATTGGGGCGTTCGGATCAAATACTCGCAGCGGTGCTGTAGGATCCTTCTTGAGGAGAAACACGACGAGTTGTGCGAACAGCTCAAGGTTCAGAAGGAACTGGAAGCGGAGGTGGATGTCGAAGAAAGTGAGGAGGCGTTCAATGAAATGTTCCTCGGCGAGACAAGACGCTCGCTCTGGAGCTTTATGGAGAAACCGTTCTCCTCAGTACCTGCGAAACTAATGGCGGTCGCCTCGAGTATGTTTGTGCTGGTGTCGCTGGTTACAATGACTTTGACTACAGTAGAAGAAATGGAGAACATGGCATCTAATGAGTTTAGTGGAAAGACATTTGGAGAGTACATAGAGACACTGTGCATAACCTTCTTCACCGCTGAGTACCTGCTGCGTCTAGTTTCTACCCCAGACATCGGTTGTTTTGTTAAAAGCATGCTGAACGCAGTTGACCTCATGGCCATCCTACCTCAGCTTCTCCAGTTCGTGCTCGAAATCTTTGAGACCTTCCATTCTGGGACACAAACCACTGACATGGAGACTGTTGGTCAGGTGAGCAAGGTGGGCCAAGTGTTACGAATCATGCGACTCATGCGTATTTTCCGTGTTCTCAAACTGGCGCGTCATTCGACGGGGCTCAGAGCGTTTGGTTTCACGTTAAGGCAGTGCTATCACCAGGTGGGATGTCTCTTCCTCTTTATCGCCATGGGGATCTTCACATTCTCCGCCATGGTTTATACTGTTGAACACGACTTCCCTCAAACCAAGTTCACCAGTATTCCACATTCTTGGTGGTGGGCATCTGTAAGTAAACATTATTTCTATTTATCAGGCATATATGATATACTTGATGTTGAATATAgttaaattactcaccctcaaatctTTTCTCTGtagaaaacacaaaaggagatatttataGAATGCAACAGTCAGGTTCTGCAAGTAAAATTCCATTCATTTTCTCTATCCACCTTATTCTTCAACACAGAAATAAGCCTATGGGCAAGACTTCCAGTTCATTAGCCTCTATAGGGAAATCACATTGTAAAACTGTTTgcatgtgttcataattaagacaatacattaaaataatggtAAGAAACACcaatttgcaatatcaagcaggaaagcaagctgttttgtacagctaaaaaatgCTGGACACAGGTGAGGCCGGAAATCAGACCCATAAGATTTACAAATGGTCAAACCTGCTCTTAcgggaaaaataataaaataataaactgattTTTGACAGACTCTCTGTGAGCTACAGTACAAGGTTGTTAATGGATGGTATATGCTTTTTCTGAAGGCATTAGTCAACATtaaaccaattattattattattttttttttcttaaataatcaGTTCTTGCAGAACTCCTGGATAAAAACAACCCATAATTACCCATAATTCTGCAGAGAAATCTCTAGCAATCAAAATAACTGCCCACTTGCATGAATGATTGCAACTGGTgcaataaatgtgtatgtataatatgcatattttgcaataaatataaaatacattgtttaaatatatactaaGTATCACATAATTTTTTTCCAGTATGCTTTATGATTTTTACATTCAATTGTTTGATTATATAATTTGCAATGCTTCCAGTGATTTAATTTCTTTCCCTCATTAAAGCAGAAGTACAGTATTGTGTTTTGGTCCAATTTTCAAATTCTTctgttttaaattaaagtttgcaATGTTCTGTTTCACGTCTTAGCTTGTTGGTTTGGAGCATGGTTTATATCTCCTTAACAGAGACTTTTAAAAATCCctatgggaagaaaaaaaaataaaaaaaactttcaagaCCACTAAAAAGATTAAATGGGAACTGTTGCACTCTATAGCacaatgtccaagctgctctttacCATAACAATGGAAGTAAATAGTGACATATTAGTCTCCATACACTTTCATCTGCTAAACCTCTCTTTTGGTTTTCTAtgtaagaaagaaactcatagggGTTTGAGAAAGACACATGAAgtagggtaaatgatgacagaattaaacaaTTTATCAGATACCATTCATTTCTCGTTCCAGGTTAGCATCTCTACTGTAGGCTATGGTGACATGTATCCGGAGACTCTTTTGGGGCGGATATTTGCATTTGGCTGCATTTCCTTTGGGATCATTCTGAATGGCCTTCCAATTTCCATCCTCTTCAATAAATTCTCAGATTACTACGCCAAACTGAAGTCTCATGAATACAGCTCCAACATGAAGAACAGAGGAAAGGTTAACTTCATCCTGAGAGCCAAGAAGAAACTCAAAGAGTGCGGCTGGATTGAAACTAACAATATTAATGTATCGTAGACACTGGTGAAATCGATTGTTAGCGTTATTACTGTGTACTGAATCTTGCCTGAATGAGAACATTTTCTAAAAAGCCTCTTACCGAAACGTGccaaagtaaattttaaaatacaacaagtAACAGTAACTTAAATCATCAGTAACACTTTATCTTAAGGTTTATTTGTTACACATGGACTTACCATtagttacactgtaacaaggacacattaaaattcCTCATCTCCCGTTCcttcattattaatttttttgtttcatggCATGAACAAATCTTTGTTGTACTACAGGATTAAAGTAGCCTACATTGTATTGTTTGGAcatgttttattttcaacattttgtcCTGTAACATAATCACATAACCTGTCTTATCTCCACTGTTTTGATGTTTTACCTAACCTGGCCTTTTGAACTTGACCTGACAACCAAAATAGAAGATTAATCTAATTAGCAGGGTTCCCATGACGTGTCCAATCAACTTAATTAACCCTGTATTTAGCCTCCAAAGACTGGGCAATACCTTATTTGTCCTCAGCACAGCAGTCCCAATGTTTTTGTTCTTTGAGGCCATACAAGCCTTTTGATTCATTTAACGTTAGGTCAAATCTTCACAACAAATCTTTTTCTGAGGGAGCTGCAAAATATCCACAAAAAACTTGCCATAACGAGGAAGAAACCTTGGCTGGGAGAAACAACTTCTCTCGCGTTACTTTTTAGGTACACGTATAGTTACACTATTACATTTATACAGATAAGCAAATTAACAAACAATTTAAATGCTTAACCACTTTCTGTGTGATCGCGCAGTTGCACTCCAGGCCTGTAGAGGGCGTGACGTCACAGCGCTCATAAGCGTCACTTCTTCG includes these proteins:
- the kcnv2b gene encoding potassium voltage-gated channel subfamily V member 2; the protein is MFSFQRNRRQSLFPNCKLATSESTDDAVPFAKQCLLKQWSSLDEIQTDIYDIFGEDEEAEKHSEPTMWFTSASPSRNCTLNLNVGGKSYRITYKMAARYPQSRIGRLATYTDLNMKLNLCDDYVVKDNEYFFDRDPDVFNSIFNFYRTGVLWIKDELCPRNFLEEINYWGVRIKYSQRCCRILLEEKHDELCEQLKVQKELEAEVDVEESEEAFNEMFLGETRRSLWSFMEKPFSSVPAKLMAVASSMFVLVSLVTMTLTTVEEMENMASNEFSGKTFGEYIETLCITFFTAEYLLRLVSTPDIGCFVKSMLNAVDLMAILPQLLQFVLEIFETFHSGTQTTDMETVGQVSKVGQVLRIMRLMRIFRVLKLARHSTGLRAFGFTLRQCYHQVGCLFLFIAMGIFTFSAMVYTVEHDFPQTKFTSIPHSWWWASVSISTVGYGDMYPETLLGRIFAFGCISFGIILNGLPISILFNKFSDYYAKLKSHEYSSNMKNRGKVNFILRAKKKLKECGWIETNNINVS